Proteins from a genomic interval of Salvelinus sp. IW2-2015 unplaced genomic scaffold, ASM291031v2 Un_scaffold1901, whole genome shotgun sequence:
- the isy1 gene encoding pre-mRNA-splicing factor ISY1 homolog → MARNAEKAMTALARFRNAQLEEGKVRERRPFLASECTELPKAEKWRRQIISEISKKVAQIQNAGLGEFKIRDLNDEINKLLREKGHWEVRIKEPGRTRLWRVGPKMLDHEGKEVPGNRGYKYFGAAKDLPGVRELFEKEPIPPPRKSRAELMKDIDAEYYGYRDEDDGALVPLEQEYEKEVILKAVEKWKTEREARLAVGREEVEEEEEHMYAVKEDEHSDDETREQMEGEDGTLTSFIAHVPVPSQKEIEEALVRRKKMELLQKYASETLMAQSEEAKTLLGL, encoded by the exons ATG GCTCGTAATGCGGAGAAGGCCAT GACGGCCTTGGCCCGGTTCAGAAATGCTCAGCTGGAGGAGGGCAAAGTCAGG GAGAGGAGACCGTTCCTGGCCTCAGAATGTACTGAGCTGCCTAAAGCAGAGAAGTGGAGACGACAGATTATCAGTGAGATCTCCAAGAAAGTTGCTCAGATTCAAAACG CTGGTCTGGGAGAGTTTAAGATCCGGGACCTGAACGATGAGATCAATAAGCTGCTGAGAGAGAAAGGTCACTGGGAGGTCAGGATCAAGGAGCCTGGGAGGACCCGACTATGG AGAGTGGGACCAAAGATGCTGGACCACGAAGGGAAGGAGGTCCCAGGAAACAGAGGATATAAATACTTTGGAGCAGCCAAAGACCTGCCTGGAGTCAGAGAGCTGTTTGAGAAAGAAC ccATTCCTCCCCCCAGGAAGAGCAGAGCGGAGCTAATGAAGGACATCGACGCTGAGTACTACGGATACAGAGATGAGGATGATGGGGCGCTCGTCCCCCTGGAGCAAGAGTACGAAAAAGAAG tGATATTGAAGGCAGTGGAGAAATGGAAAACGGAGAGAGAAGCGCGTCTTGCCgtaggaagagaggaggtagaggaagaggaggaacacATGTATGCCGTAAAGGAGGATGAG CATTCAGATGACGAGACTAGAGAACAGATGGAAGGAGAGGATGGAACTCTCACATCCTTTATCGCTCACGTCCCTGTGCCGTCTCAGAAAGAG ATTGAGGAGGCGTTGGTGAGAAGGAAGAAGATGGAGCTCCTTCAGAAGTACGCCAGTGAGACCCTGATGGCCCAAAGTGAGGAGGCCAAGACACTACTGGGGctgtag